One window from the genome of Oryza glaberrima chromosome 3, OglaRS2, whole genome shotgun sequence encodes:
- the LOC127765271 gene encoding glucan endo-1,3-beta-glucosidase 7: MIWSASFLGSSSSSSSSSLFTPHLAAASVSYLFVCCCCCFHFSFLLWARRELESMEAESRKLLLALAVSLCCFVAASRAQSYIGVNYGEVADNLPAPEETVKLLKSTTISKVRLYGVDPGMMRALAGTGISLVVGVANGDIPSLAADPAAASRWLAANVLPFVPASTISVVAVGNEVLESGDASLAAALLPAMQNLRAAAAAAGDGAAGIKFSTVNTMAVLAQSDPPSTGAFHPDISPQLTQILGFLSKTTAPFMINPYPYFAYQSDPRPETLAFCLFQPNAGRVDAGSKIKYTNMFDAQVDAVKSALGRAGYGDVEIVVAETGWPTRGDAGEAGATADNARAYVSNLVSHLRSGAGTPLMPGKPVDTYLFALYDEDLKPGPTSERSFGLYHTDLTMAYDAGLTSSSGGAASPSNGGASQQQPRGGGGGWCVASAGATEADLQADLDYACAQVGVDCGAIQAGGACFEPNTVRAHAAYAMNQLYQAAGRHPWNCDFRSSATLTSDNPSYGSCVYTGGQ; this comes from the exons ATGATTTGGTCGGCTTCGTTCCttgggtcgtcgtcgtcgtcgtcgtcgtcttcactCTTCACGCCACACTTGGCCGCCGCGTCCGTATCTTATTTGttcgtctgctgctgctgctgctttcacTTCTCCTTTCTGCTCTGGGCgcggcgcgagctcgaatccaTGGAGGCCGAGTCGAGAAAGCTCCTTTTGGCTCTGGCCGTCTCGCTCTGCTGCTTCGTCGCCGCGTCGA GGGCGCAGTCGTACATCGGGGTGAACTACGGCGAGGTGGCGGACAAcctgccggcgccggaggagacGGTGAAGCTGCTCAAGTCGACGACCATCTCCAAGGTCAGGCTGTACGGCGTTGACCCGGGGATGatgcgcgcgctcgccggcaCGGGCATCTCGCTCGTGGTCGGCGTGGCCAACGGCGACATCccctcgctcgccgccgaccccgccgccgcgtcccggTGGCTCGCCGCCAACGTGCTCCCGTTCGTGCCGGCGTCGACCATCTCCGTCGTGGCCGTCGGGAACGAGGTCCTCGAGTCCGGGgacgcctccctcgccgccgcgctcctccccgCCATGCAGaacctccgcgccgccgccgccgcggccggcgacggggcCGCCGGGATCAAGTTCTCCACCGTGAACACCATGGCCGTGCTCGCGCAGTCCGACCCGCCGTCCACCGGCGCCTTCCACCCGGACATCTCGCCGCAGCTGACCCAGATCCTGGGCTTCCTGAGCAAGACCACCGCGCCATTCATGATCAACCCCTACCCCTACTTCGCCTACCAGTCCGACCCGCGGCCGGAGACGCTGGCCTTCTGCCTCTTCCAGCCCAATGCCGGCCGCGTCGACGCCGGGTCCAAGATCAAGTACACCAACATGTTCGACGCGCAGGTGGACGCCGTCAAGTCGGCGCTGGGGCGCGCCGGGTACGGCGACGTGGAGATCGTGGTGGCGGAGACCGGGTGGCCGACCAGGGGCGACGCCGGGGAGGCCGGCGCCACGGCGGACAACGCCAGGGCCTACGTCTCCAACCTCGTCTCCCACCTGCGGTCCGGCGCCGGCACGCCGCTGATGCCGGGCAAGCCCGTGGACACGTACCTGTTCGCGCTCTACGACGAGGACCTCAAGCCCGGCCCGACGTCGGAGCGCTCGTTCGGGCTGTACCACACCGACCTCACCATGGCGTACGACGCCGGCCTGACGTCGTcgtccggcggcgcggcgagcccgAGCAACGGCGGGGCATCGCAGCAGCAgccgaggggcggcggcggcgggtggtgcgtGGCGAGCGCCGGCGCGACGGAGGCGGACCTGCAGGCCGACCTGGACTACGCGTGCGCGCAGGTGGGCGTGGACTGCGGCGCCATCCAGGCCGGTGGCGCGTGCTTCGAGCCCAACACGGTGCGCGCCCACGCCGCCTACGCCATGAACCAGCTCTACcaggccgccggccgccacccctGGAACTGCGACTTCCGCTCCTCCGCCACGCTCACCTCTGACAACCCCA GCTATGGCTCATGTGTGTACACCGGAGGCCAATGA